CTATCACTGGTCTCACTGCTCTGCTCGCCCTGCACCTTGCTGCGGTGCTGCAGAGCCCTGTGGTAGGCAATCTGCACTGACTTGCGGATGTTGGATTTGCGGCCCTCCAGCATCTTTTCCTTGTCGAGGTCCTGGTTCACACCCAGAGGAACCAGCTTAGTTCTCGGCAGCCACTGCCTGTAGGACGAGGTGAGGATCACATAAGTCATCTCTGGGAAAGCAACAAGCATGAGCCTTCACTCCTTCAAAAACACCTCTTGAGCACCCACTCTGGGCCTGGCTCTGGTGGGCAGCAGGGTTACTGAGACTGAGAGAAACAGTCCCTACCCTCAAGGAACTGCTTATAGTCTAGTGATGAAAAGAGCCCAGTTAAAAGACACACTACAGGATAACCATAGGGTATTTATGAGTGCAAAAAGGAGGAACTGTGACCTAACCTGAAATAGGTACCCTGTCCCATTGGCTCCAGGCAGACTTTACTGACATTAAACATCCTCTGTAGACAACACATAAAAACACTACATTACGTACATGTGACAGAAGAGAGACTCAGAACGTGAATGTTTATGCCTGTTTTATCCCCATTTTGTCACCatggaggcagaggtgggaaaACTAAGTCTAGAAGCCACCTAAGTCTGGGTGGGGAGCACACTTGTCACAGTCACTAATGGCCCCTTGGCTTCTAGCTACAGCTGTTTGTCAGCTGCTGCCCACTAAGTCTCTCAGACTCTTTCAACACAACCCTTTTGCTCAAAGATCTAAGTCCCTCCCCCACTGATTTGTTATAGCCCAGTCTGTCTGTTGCTGGAATTTCCTGGCAGCCTGCCCCTATACCCAGGGTTGCATCTGTGGCTATGAGTCATACCAAATGCTCCCTTCCTCCCTTACCAGGTTCGCTTGTTGTCAAAGAAGAGGACGAGGTAGAGATGCTCTCGGGCTTCCTGGGTCATCTGCTCCCCAAGTTTCAGCACCTCCAGTGGGGGCACAGGAATGGGAACCCCATGGTGGAACATACCTTCCCGGGGCATCTTTGGATCAATTATCTGAGGGTGTAATAAGACCTTTGTTTGGTTCAGTCCCCTTCTTCTGCATGGCTTACTTTACCTAAGAACTGAGAGACTATCTCTGAAGTGAGGACACAAAGTTACTAGCCTGCAAAGCTGACCCCTGGCTTAAGATGAACTATTTCAGACCCCAGGgtgcaaagagaaggaaaagggagacaAGGAAAAACTAACCGGGAACCTCTTAAGTGTCTATCTGCCAAAGACCCTTGTTCTCTGCAGCTCAGCAGAGAGTAAGTAATGTTTGCTAACTGTGTCTACGATCCAGTGTTGGGAGACAAGGGGTATGATGATAAAAGAGAAGGCCTACCAGAGCTGGGTATGATGGATATCCTCGGCATTTGGCCCACACCAGGTCCAGAGCATCCAGGGGCGAGTCCTCATCCTCTGACAGCCAGCCAGCTCCCCTTCCCAGACTCTTCCTTACCACTTCACAGGAATGGGAGAGAGGGGGCGGATCAGCAGCCAGGGGGCTGGCAAGGCCTTGACACTGGGCCCCCAGCATCCCTGGCCTTGGATGAGGGTACTTACTGCTGTGGCCCACGCCGCGGCCAGTGCCCACGGAGTAGGCCTCATTCTCAGTGCCTGAGGTATCTTCACTGCTATCTTCCGGGAACGTGCCCCGAGAGAAGGAGGGCTTGCCCCGGCCTTGTTTTGAGGGCGTTGTGCTGTGGACAAGACAGTAAGAACTCagcttggggggcgggggggagaatGAGTAATGGCATGGTAGATGTCCTCTCTTTAAACTCCCAGGCTctgagaattttggaaaattgagACCacttgaaaaatttcaaacccaGATGTCCTCAGGGGGTTGGCAGCAATGTGATGGACACAGGCTGGATTTAGCAGTGGGGTGATGAGTGCACCCCCTGTCTAAAGGCAGCACTGGCTAGATTTGCcagatctgatttttaaagagaatacaGGCACTAGGAATTTTATGTGGCAGTagtagattaattttttaaaaaacatcatgcTGGCCAAATAAAATATGTCTGCAGGCCAAATCCAGGCCCGAAGGTATCAGTTTACACTCTGTTCTATGTCAGCTTAACTCAGGATGGTTCCCCCCTATTCTGTTATGGTGACATTCTTATTAATGCCATTTATTTTGCAGAGAACCTTGGGTCTGAACCATCTTAATCTAGGCTGGGGTGGTTGTCACCCCACTTGCATAGGGAAACCTGGAAGGGCATCCTGGAGACAGGCCTTGCTTTGGAGGGCTGGTACCTGGTTCGGTCTGAGGCAgcgctgctgctgctactgctgctggaCTCAGAGTCGGAGCTGCTCCGGGGAAGGCTGCAGTCATTACGATATACCAAGAAACTCTTCTTCACTGGCTGATTTCCGCCGCTGAAGCCATTGGCTGGTAAGTCTTGGttggtgggaggggggaggagggaaggaatcGGTCAGGAAGATGTAGATCAGAGATGGCATAGGGGTAGGGTAGAGGGACTAGGAGCTTAGCTTTCCCTTCTGTGCTGGAAAATTCCTCCAACTTTGGCCAGCAGAGCCAGTTCTGGGCAGTGTCCGCCACAGTTGGCCATAGTCCTGCCCCACCCCTCGCACTTCCCTTGGCAGTTACTGGTCTTAAGACACAAATGGCTTAAAAGGCAGGAAATCCCCAAggagagtgagaagagaaaaGGTAAAGTGATACAATGGAGGGGATCCTGGATAGAAATCTAGCTTGGTCAGTGtttctggacttcagtttccccatctgtaaaatctGAATTAAAGGATCCCTAAAGGCCCTTCTAGCTCTGATATATTACGGGCAAATGAAGGAATAAGTGGGAATTATGTCGGGAATGATGGCAGCTTAGCTCACTCTCTTGGGGGCTGGGTGATGGTGAGGCTCACCCATTGGGGGGTCTTCTGTGGATTTATCACTGTCGCTGTCTGAGCTCGAACTGGGCCGGGGGCTCCTACCCCGCTTGCGCTGACGTAGGGAGCCCAtgatggggagctgggggggcccCACAGGACTGCCTCCGTGGCTGGGGGTCATCTGGCTCTCCCGGTTTTTGGGGGGCCGGCCCGGCCTCTTGGGCGGTCCAGCCGTCTTCGGGTTCTTTTTGGAGAACAGAACTGAGGTTCTCCTGCCCACCTCATGTGCGGGGGTTGAGGACATGTTGGGACCCAAGcctggagcagagaaagagagaaggagagttgGTGAGGGGCCTGATGTGGTAAGGGTAGATGCCCCGGGTATACCCTGGGTCTATAGGACCATTACTCCAGCTAGAGTTGGGAGATGATTTGGGGGATATGGAATTGGGAACATTGTCCCTTACATAAATAGCCAGAGAGGCAGCTGAGAGGCCCCTGAATGGGGATTGAGGGAGAAAGTACAGCTAGCTGTGTAGGAGAAACCTCTGCCTGGGGGATGGCAGGGGCTGAGTGTGTGCTACAGAGTCAAGTCTGGCTTGCTTTGGGGTCCACCTTGCTAGGGGGTTCAGACCTTTGCTTGTCTCTTGGCTGCTGCTCTCCTCGGCGGCACTGTCTGTCTGCCCATCCTTGTCACAGGCTGCCGGGTGAGGAGTCAGGCTGCTCCGGCTGGTGGGGCCGTGCCGGTCAGGCCCATCCCTTCCAGTTTCCCGCTGGTGGGCAAGCTTTCGCCGCAGTGCAGTCATCTCTTTCTTGATCATCTTTGCACGTCGTGAACGGCCCACACTCTGCTTGCTGGCATTCACCTCATCTAGCCGCTCCAGCAGCAACTTCAGCTGCTCTTCCACCGGCAGGTGCTTCTGGTTCTCCAGTAGGACCAGCCGCTCTTCCTCTGCTGCTAGGAGTGGACATGGAAGGTGGGGAAAGGTCAGATTCAGGGCAGTACTCTGGGCTCCCTGAACCTGGGCATGCAGCAAGAAACCCACTCTCTTCCCTTTGGCTTCTCACCAGGAACAGCTGTAAAACAGCAGCATCAAGATGTGGAATGGTGGGCACTGTTATCCATTCACCCAGTCTGGCTTTTTGGGGAGCATTCCTGGGGAGAGCTTGCCACTGCTCAGCCTAGCTACTTCCTGCCTATACTGCCTATTCCCAGTAGGGGACTTTTGGAAAGCTGTTCATCCCTGGCACTGGCCTCTATGTGTGTAGCATGACTTATCACCCACCATCTTCAGTGTGTTGTGGGGCTTCGTCTCCAGCCAGGCTATGGGGGATATGCATGCCCGTCTCAAAGTCAATGCCCATTTTTTCTGCCTGGCGCCGGGCCTGGCGAAGCACAGCACCACCCTGTTCACGGAGTCGCACTGCTGCCCGGTAGAAGATGGTATCCTTGGCGTTATACTTGAGGCAGTTGCTGACGATAAGGTTGAAGTCCTCCTCAAAATCATCAAAGTTCAGGTAGCGGTAAGCCTCCAAGTTCTGCTTCATGGTGAAAAAGTCCATGGGCTTTTTGATGTGGTCTAGGTAGTCAGGTACCTGGGAGAGTAGGGTAGGTGTGGCTAAGTGGAAGTATGCTCCTCATTCCCCCTGAACCCTTGCTCCTAACACCCCCACCCTCTGAAATGCATCCAGCAACCTCCTCCCACCACAGTTAAGAGGCAGGCATTTAGCACAAGGGAAAGGAAAGCTGGATTCTAGTCTTGACTTTACCAGTCacaagctgtgtgaccatggcaagtctcttaacctctctgggccttcttTCCTCGCCTGGAAAACGGTGATAAAATTACAGTCAAATCTACCTCCTATTAACCATATGAAGCTTCAGTAAGAACATGGCTATGGTAATCTTCTGGAATAACACCATCTTGCATTCCTATAGctctttttacttattattaagACTTATAAGGAGGCTACAGCTTCAGGCCTCTTGTTTTATACCTTTTAGAGAGAAGAGTCTGCCAGTCAGGACCTAGGGCTTCAGAGCTGGTTCTTTAGGTGCTGAGCCTTCTAAAGTCTCCATTCTAGGGTTCAGCACCCCGAAAGTGTCTTCCTGCCCTGGGATTATTCATTTGGCAGACTCAGTCCCTGCCTCTGGGGAAGGAGTGCAGATTGCCTCCCATTCTGGGCCCTTGGGGTATGACAGGGACAAGACAGAGTCCAGGTGATGCATGTGGCTCCATTTTatcctggagccccagagccACCAGCCCCTCTCTTCATGGTCTCCTCTAGTCCCTGGCCCAGACCTGCAGCAGGGGTCCAACTgggagaggaacagaaagaaggtgGAGTGAGGGGAAGGGATTCTTACTTCGTCCAATTCGGTTACCTCAGACAGAGGGACCGGCTCGCTGAAGATATTGCCTGTGTCCTTTTCTTGGAGCTGCTCCAAGGTTTTGCGAAGGAGGATGAGGAAAGGGGTCAGCTGCATCTCCATGGCGATCTGCTGAACCTTGATCTGACACATATAAAGGCCCGATCAGCCAGGCCCAGGCCAGTCCCTTGGCAGAGGTCTGAGGGGATGGTAGCAGCTGGTTTGGGATATTGCCATCCTTCTCCCCTGCCCACAGCTGGGTGTACTCACTCAGGTCTCATTTATAAAAAGGCCCAACATGATGAAACTTTCCCTGACTACTCTGGCTGGCCTTTCCCTTCCTTGAATTCCCAGTGCCAGCTACTTCTATGACATAATTTAGGGTCCCTTTCATCCTCTCCTGTGATGTTCTGCTTGCAATGAGCTTGAGAACACACTGGGCACCAGGAAATCTGACTTCAGCATCAACCCTGCTGCTTCCTGGCCAGGTGACACATGCTTTTCCTTGTCCCAGgactgttttctcttctgtaagaaAGAGTTGGCCCAGGAGCACTCACCGTCTCCCTTTTGAGTTTCTCCCGCTTGCGGATGAGCTCCACCAGCAGCCGAGCCCGTTCTAGGTCATGCCGGAGCCGCTGCCAGGACTTGAGCTGTTCTTTGAGGGCCCAGTTCTTATCCTCAGAGTCTCTCTGTAGAGGCAAAAAGGGGATCAGGAGATGATGAGGGACCCAGAAGAAAGGCCAGAGGGGAGGAAAGCCCAGTAAGCTTGGATCAAGGGCAGGTAAACCTTAAGGAAAGGGCACAGTAATTTACTGGCAGGCTTGCTAGCTAAAGTGGAAGGTTCCTCAAACTATGTGCCCACTAGGCCTAAGACAGAATTGATGCTTGGTATATGCTTGTTGAGTGAATAGATGCATGAAACACAGAAACAGTGCCCTTCTAGGGAGCCGATAATCTGTAAGGATTTCACCTGAGCCTTGTTTGAGGGCTAGCTTAAAGAAATAGCCTAAGCCCTTGGACACTAAATGCTATCGTCACAAATCTTAGTTCTTGTGTCCCTGGCCTTGGTTCCCAGAGCCCACAGAGAATCTGACACGGTACCCCGACTTGGTCACAACTCCTCTGAGACTGCAGGTGTGTCTGCAGGCGACGTAGCAGCGGTACTCCATTTCGGGACTGCCGTTTCAGCGTCCAGTAGCTGTGGAGCCTCTGCATGAACTGGCTCTTCCTTTGGATGGTCAGGCGGTTGGTGATTTTACTGAGCCTGGGAAGCAGGGAATAAAGAGGGAAACCCCTTGGGCCGTGATTTTCTTAAGGAGAACAG
This window of the Canis lupus dingo isolate Sandy chromosome 20, ASM325472v2, whole genome shotgun sequence genome carries:
- the BRPF1 gene encoding peregrin isoform X5, which encodes MGVDFDVKTFCHNLRATKPPYECPVETCRKVYKSYSGIEYHLYHYDHDNPPPPQQTPLRKHKKKGRQSRPANKQSPSPSEVSQSPGREVMSYAQAQRMVEVDLHGRVHRISIFDNLDVVSEDEEAPEEAPENGSNKENTETPAATPKSGKHKNKEKRKDSNHHHHHNASVSTTPKLPEVVYRELEQDTPDAPPRPTSYYRYIEKSAEELDEEVEYDMDEEDYIWLDIMNERRKTEGVSPIPQEIFEYLMDRLEKESYFESHNKGDPNALVDEDAVCCICNDGECQNSNVILFCDMCNLAVHQECYGVPYIPEGQWLCRRCLQSPSRAVDCALCPNKGGAFKQTDDGRWAHVVCALWIPEVCFANTVFLEPIDSIEHIPPARWKLTCYICKQRGSGACIQCHKANCYTAFHVTCAQQAGLYMKMEPVRETGANGTSFSVRKTAYCDIHTPPGSARRLPALSHSEGEEDEDEEEDEGKSWSSEKVKKAKAKSRIKMKKARKILAEKRAAAPVVSVPCIPPHRLSKITNRLTIQRKSQFMQRLHSYWTLKRQSRNGVPLLRRLQTHLQSQRSCDQVGRDSEDKNWALKEQLKSWQRLRHDLERARLLVELIRKREKLKRETIKVQQIAMEMQLTPFLILLRKTLEQLQEKDTGNIFSEPVPLSEVPDYLDHIKKPMDFFTMKQNLEAYRYLNFDDFEEDFNLIVSNCLKYNAKDTIFYRAAVRLREQGGAVLRQARRQAEKMGIDFETGMHIPHSLAGDEAPQHTEDAAEEERLVLLENQKHLPVEEQLKLLLERLDEVNASKQSVGRSRRAKMIKKEMTALRRKLAHQRETGRDGPDRHGPTSRSSLTPHPAACDKDGQTDSAAEESSSQETSKGLGPNMSSTPAHEVGRRTSVLFSKKNPKTAGPPKRPGRPPKNRESQMTPSHGGSPVGPPQLPIMGSLRQRKRGRSPRPSSSSDSDSDKSTEDPPMDLPANGFSGGNQPVKKSFLVYRNDCSLPRSSSDSESSSSSSSSAASDRTSTTPSKQGRGKPSFSRGTFPEDSSEDTSGTENEAYSVGTGRGVGHSMVRKSLGRGAGWLSEDEDSPLDALDLVWAKCRGYPSYPALIIDPKMPREGMFHHGVPIPVPPLEVLKLGEQMTQEAREHLYLVLFFDNKRTWQWLPRTKLVPLGVNQDLDKEKMLEGRKSNIRKSVQIAYHRALQHRSKVQGEQSSETSDSD
- the BRPF1 gene encoding peregrin isoform X9, which produces MGVDFDVKTFCHNLRATKPPYECPVETCRKVYKSYSGIEYHLYHYDHDNPPPPQQTPLRKHKKKGRQSRPANKQSPSPSEVSQSPGREVMSYAQAQRMVEVDLHGRVHRISIFDNLDVVSEDEEAPEEAPENGSNKENTETPAATPKSGKHKNKEKRKDSNHHHHHNASVSTTPKLPEVVYRELEQDTPDAPPRPTSYYRYIEKSAEELDEEVEYDMDEEDYIWLDIMNERRKTEGVSPIPQEIFEYLMDRLEKESYFESHNKGDPNALVDEDAVCCICNDGECQNSNVILFCDMCNLAVHQECYGVPYIPEGQWLCRRCLQSPSRAVDCALCPNKGGAFKQTDDGRWAHVVCALWIPEVCFANTVFLEPIDSIEHIPPARWKLTCYICKQRGSGACIQCHKANCYTAFHVTCAQQAGLYMKMEPVRETGANGTSFSVRKTAYCDIHTPPGSARRLPALSHSEGEEDEDEEEDEGKSWSSEKVKKAKAKSRIKMKKARKILAEKRAAAPVVSVPCIPPHRLSKITNRLTIQRKSQFMQRLHSYWTLKRQSRNGVPLLRRLQTHLQSQRSCDQVGRDSEDKNWALKEQLKSWQRLRHDLERARLLVELIRKREKLKRETIKVQQIAMEMQLTPFLILLRKTLEQLQEKDTGNIFSEPVPLSEVPDYLDHIKKPMDFFTMKQNLEAYRYLNFDDFEEDFNLIVSNCLKYNAKDTIFYRAAVRLREQGGAVLRQARRQAEKMGIDFETGMHIPHSLAGDEAPQHTEDAAEEERLVLLENQKHLPVEEQLKLLLERLDEVNASKQSVGRSRRAKMIKKEMTALRRKLAHQRETGRDGPDRHGPTSRSSLTPHPAACDKDGQTDSAAEESSSQETSKDLPANGFSGGNQPVKKSFLVYRNDCSLPRSSSDSESSSSSSSSAASDRTSTTPSKQGRGKPSFSRGTFPEDSSEDTSGTENEAYSVGTGRGVGHSMVRKSLGRGAGWLSEDEDSPLDALDLVWAKCRGYPSYPALIIDPKMPREGMFHHGVPIPVPPLEVLKLGEQMTQEAREHLYLVLFFDNKRTWQWLPRTKLVPLGVNQDLDKEKMLEGRKSNIRKSVQIAYHRALQHRSKVQGEQSSETSDSD